GCGTAGGTGTCGAGCAGGCCCTCCAACGTCTGGGCGAGTTCCTCGAACGCGGGGTCGGCGTAGGTGCGGATCCATTCGCCGTAACGCTCGTCGCCGCCGGTCAGCGACTGGCCGAGGTGCGCGTAGAGCCGCATGCACGGCGTCAGCGCCGCGCAGGTGTGCCCGAGGTCGCCCAGCGCGGCGGTGGCGAGCAGGAAGTCGGTGTAGGCGAGCGTGGCCGGCAGCGGTTCGACCCGGCCCAGGTCGATGTCCCATTGCCGCGCGTAGCCGTCGTGCAACCGCAACTCGTCGCGTACCCCGGCGAGCAGGCCGGCGAAGGTGTCCAGGCCGTGCCGGTCGGGGCTGTGCGCGAGGGCGAGCGCGTAGCCGCGGGCGAACGACTCCAGGAAGA
This genomic interval from Asanoa ferruginea contains the following:
- a CDS encoding TenA family protein is translated as MSVAAALWRANADLALSARNHPFVTGLADGTLPREVFAGYVAQDAFFLESFARGYALALAHSPDRHGLDTFAGLLAGVRDELRLHDGYARQWDIDLGRVEPLPATLAYTDFLLATAALGDLGHTCAALTPCMRLYAHLGQSLTGGDERYGEWIRTYADPAFEELAQTLEGLLDTYATPDDPRAAAIYRRAMGLEVAFFDAAYRQVP